Proteins encoded together in one Marinithermus hydrothermalis DSM 14884 window:
- a CDS encoding ABC transporter substrate-binding protein, with translation MKRSWMLAATLALGLAQAQTVNLMWSGAITGPTSDAGAPYAAGVEDYCRYANETNAVPGVTFNCIVRDDQYNNANTQRNFEEAIDLEVPIFLGYSTGGTLQLKPLVQEVGVPVVPASMHIGNIDPPNNDYIFLPTTSYSEQVIALLEFIAKESPGAKVALVVHPSAFGRAPIEDARRAAEELGIEIVEVQETGANLDYTAMLTRFAERGVQYVVHQNVAGPVAQILKDSKRLGLNLKHAGAHYTGGEDLLRLAGDAADGFLWATSFYLWNEDAPGIRLQRELGERYGRSEDIIRSVNYTNGMMAAGIAIEAVRIAKEKFGEVNAETVYQALMEMNWDSGFGVGPVTYGPDDHTGVDHLRVLQAKDGAFQPISEPFTSALFRKVHFQQ, from the coding sequence ATGAAACGATCCTGGATGCTCGCAGCGACACTGGCGTTAGGCCTCGCACAAGCACAGACCGTGAACCTGATGTGGTCGGGCGCCATCACCGGCCCCACCTCGGACGCGGGCGCCCCCTACGCCGCCGGGGTGGAGGACTACTGCCGCTACGCGAACGAGACCAACGCCGTGCCCGGCGTGACCTTCAACTGCATCGTACGCGACGACCAGTACAACAACGCCAACACCCAGCGCAACTTCGAGGAAGCGATCGACCTGGAGGTCCCGATCTTCCTGGGGTACTCCACCGGCGGCACCCTCCAGCTCAAGCCCCTCGTGCAGGAGGTCGGTGTGCCGGTCGTGCCCGCCTCCATGCACATCGGGAACATCGACCCGCCCAACAACGACTACATCTTCCTCCCCACCACCTCCTACTCCGAACAGGTCATCGCGCTGCTCGAGTTCATCGCCAAGGAATCCCCGGGCGCGAAGGTCGCGCTCGTGGTGCACCCCAGCGCCTTTGGCCGAGCTCCGATTGAGGATGCTCGAAGAGCTGCCGAAGAGCTCGGCATCGAGATCGTCGAGGTGCAGGAGACCGGCGCGAACCTGGACTACACCGCGATGCTTACCCGCTTCGCCGAGCGTGGCGTGCAGTACGTGGTGCACCAGAACGTAGCCGGCCCCGTCGCGCAGATCCTCAAGGACTCCAAACGCCTGGGTCTCAACCTCAAGCACGCCGGCGCGCACTACACGGGCGGTGAGGACCTCCTGCGCCTCGCCGGGGACGCCGCGGACGGGTTCCTTTGGGCCACGAGCTTCTACCTGTGGAACGAGGACGCGCCCGGCATCCGGCTCCAGCGCGAACTCGGCGAGCGCTACGGCCGCAGCGAGGACATCATCCGCAGCGTGAACTACACCAACGGCATGATGGCCGCCGGGATCGCTATCGAGGCCGTACGCATCGCCAAGGAGAAGTTCGGCGAGGTTAACGCGGAGACCGTATACCAAGCCCTCATGGAGATGAACTGGGACAGCGGGTTCGGCGTTGGGCCCGTCACCTACGGCCCGGATGACCACACCGGCGTGGACCACCTGCGCGTGTTGCAAGCGAAAGACGGGGCCTTCCAGCCCATCAGCGAGCCCTTCACCTCCGCCCTCTTCCGCAAGGTGCACTTCCAGCAGTAG
- a CDS encoding branched-chain amino acid ABC transporter permease, with protein MTYFLQLLVSGVVVGSIYALAALGFVLIYKASRVINFAHGQYIAVGAFTAYALAVFLNMSVWLAGLIALLTTALLGFLTERVFLKPMVGQPIISVIMVTIGLASVIDGLVHLTPFGAGNFSFPAFLPEGGIALGGISVSYPQLLAVGFTALFLLLFGWFFQKSTLGIAMRAVADDQMAAMSLGVSVEKVFALAWAAAGLTAAASGLVVGAISGLNLSALTAIGLKVFPAVILGGLDSIAGAVVGGIIIGVLENLAAGYLDPFVPGGGTRDVFPFVVLLLVLWFKPYGLFGTEEIERV; from the coding sequence ATGACGTACTTTCTGCAGCTTTTGGTGTCGGGCGTTGTCGTGGGCTCCATCTACGCCCTCGCCGCCCTCGGATTCGTCCTCATCTACAAGGCCAGCCGCGTGATCAACTTCGCGCACGGACAGTACATCGCCGTCGGGGCCTTCACCGCGTACGCCCTCGCAGTCTTCCTCAACATGAGCGTGTGGCTCGCCGGCCTCATCGCCCTCCTCACCACCGCCCTGCTCGGGTTCCTCACCGAACGCGTCTTCCTCAAACCCATGGTCGGCCAGCCCATCATCAGCGTGATCATGGTCACCATCGGCCTGGCCTCCGTGATCGACGGCCTCGTCCACCTCACTCCCTTCGGCGCCGGGAACTTCAGCTTCCCCGCCTTCCTCCCCGAAGGCGGGATCGCGCTGGGCGGCATCAGCGTGAGCTACCCGCAACTCCTCGCGGTGGGCTTCACCGCGCTCTTCCTCCTGCTCTTCGGGTGGTTCTTCCAAAAAAGCACGCTCGGCATCGCCATGCGCGCCGTGGCGGACGACCAGATGGCCGCCATGAGCCTGGGTGTCTCCGTCGAGAAGGTCTTCGCCCTCGCCTGGGCCGCCGCGGGCCTCACCGCCGCGGCCTCTGGCCTCGTGGTCGGCGCGATCTCCGGGCTGAACCTCTCCGCCCTTACGGCCATCGGCCTGAAGGTCTTCCCGGCCGTGATCCTCGGCGGGCTGGACTCCATCGCCGGCGCGGTCGTGGGCGGCATCATCATCGGCGTGCTCGAGAACCTCGCCGCAGGCTACCTCGACCCCTTCGTGCCCGGCGGCGGCACGCGCGACGTCTTCCCCTTCGTGGTGTTGCTTCTCGTGCTGTGGTTCAAGCCCTACGGCCTGTTCGGCACCGAGGAGATCGAACGCGTTTAG
- a CDS encoding branched-chain amino acid ABC transporter permease: protein MRYPWAQTGNYRTSYRQDTTIFATYWEQLSLWVLIAALLVLPRFLERSQMAVVDLIVIYAIAVLGLNITTGYAGLINIGQAAFMGVGAYTAALVAPYLPFWLTLPVGGLVAAVAGVIVGIPSLRIKHLYLAIATLAFQLIFEWIVGHSPALEQGGAIAMPRVTFLGYAVGFRNHHFFWYYVALVVLVLLAFAFRNLLRTRYGRALVAVRDNDRAADAMGMDPGRTKLFAFGLGAFYAGVAGALFAYWSRAVVIEDYMLSTSIELLAMAIVGGLGTFVGSFLGPAFLVLLDINVETLSEWIKSFGITPAGIDVASGLRPLVFGLVIVLFLIFEPRGLANWWRLLRSYFKNWPFKY from the coding sequence ATGCGTTACCCCTGGGCGCAAACGGGCAACTACCGCACCAGTTACCGCCAAGACACCACCATCTTCGCGACCTACTGGGAACAGCTCTCCCTCTGGGTTCTCATCGCCGCGCTCCTCGTGCTGCCGCGCTTCCTCGAGCGCAGCCAGATGGCGGTGGTGGACCTCATCGTGATCTACGCGATCGCGGTGCTGGGCCTCAACATCACCACCGGGTACGCGGGCCTGATCAACATCGGTCAAGCGGCCTTCATGGGGGTCGGGGCCTACACCGCGGCCCTCGTCGCGCCGTACCTGCCCTTCTGGCTCACCCTCCCCGTGGGGGGGCTTGTCGCGGCGGTGGCCGGCGTGATCGTCGGCATTCCCTCCCTGCGCATCAAGCACCTGTACCTCGCGATCGCCACCCTCGCCTTCCAGCTCATCTTCGAATGGATCGTGGGGCACTCCCCGGCCCTCGAGCAAGGCGGCGCGATCGCCATGCCCCGCGTGACCTTCCTGGGGTACGCGGTGGGGTTTAGGAACCACCACTTCTTCTGGTACTACGTGGCGCTCGTGGTGCTTGTGCTGCTCGCCTTCGCCTTCCGTAACCTGCTCCGCACCCGGTACGGCCGCGCGCTCGTCGCGGTGCGCGACAACGACCGCGCCGCGGACGCCATGGGAATGGACCCCGGCCGCACCAAGCTTTTCGCCTTCGGCCTAGGCGCGTTCTATGCGGGCGTGGCGGGCGCGCTGTTCGCCTACTGGTCCCGCGCCGTGGTCATCGAGGACTATATGCTCTCCACCTCCATCGAGCTGCTGGCCATGGCCATCGTGGGCGGGCTGGGCACCTTCGTGGGGAGCTTCCTCGGCCCGGCCTTCCTCGTCCTCCTCGACATCAACGTCGAGACCCTCTCCGAGTGGATCAAATCCTTCGGCATCACGCCCGCGGGGATTGACGTGGCCTCTGGCCTGCGGCCGCTCGTCTTCGGCCTCGTGATCGTCCTCTTCCTCATCTTCGAGCCCCGCGGCCTCGCGAACTGGTGGCGCTTGTTGCGCAGCTATTTCAAGAACTGGCCCTTCAAGTACTAG